The proteins below come from a single Rosa rugosa chromosome 2, drRosRugo1.1, whole genome shotgun sequence genomic window:
- the LOC133734383 gene encoding transcription factor DYT1-like encodes MLVDHYLNDMEFVGSALDELCLSPDQEGSSQGGRMGRRRYNDEEDDSIYKSKNLKAERKRRAKLSDRLLKLRSLVPIITNMNKATIVEDSITYIYELQKNVNMLQDQLFEMEALSSLEVPEPKPRKEEIDAAEEMKKYGIQAEVSVTQIDGNKLWIKAVLAKKRGGFTKLIEAMTEFGFELTDTSVTTSNGAMLVSSCVIGFHCDTLAVEQTRELMLDIINGI; translated from the exons ATGCTTGTTGATCATTATCTGAACGATATGGAATTTGTAGGCTCTGCCTTGGATGAGCTATGCCTAAGTCCTGATCAAGAAGGCAGCAGCCAAGGAGGTAGGATGGGTCGAAGGAGATACAACGACGAGGAAGATGATTCGATTTACAAATCCAAGAACCTGAAAGCCGAAAGGAAGAGAAGAGCGAAGCTCAGTGACAGGCTCCTCAAGCTACGATCATTGGTTCCCATCATCACAAAT ATGAATAAAGCAACTATCGTTGAGGACTCAATCACTTATATCTATGAGCTGCAGAAGAATGTGAACATGCTCCAGGACCAGCTCTTTGAGATGGAAGCATTGTCTTCACTGGAGGTGCCGGAGCCAAAGCCGAGGAAAGAAGAAATTGATGCTGCAGAAGAGATGAAGAAATATGGGATTCAG GCGGAGGTTAGTGTGACTCAGATTGATGGGAACAAACTTTGGATAAAGGCGGTTCTTGCGAAGAAAAGAGGTGGATTCACCAAATTGATAGAGGCCATGACTGAGTTTGGCTTTGAACTCACTGATACCAGTGTCACTACCTCCAATGGAGCAATGCTTGTTTCATCCTGTGTCATT GGATTCCATTGCGATACACTTGCAGTCGAGCAAACCAGGGAATTGATGCTGGatatcattaatggaatataG